From a region of the Chlorocebus sabaeus isolate Y175 chromosome 23, mChlSab1.0.hap1, whole genome shotgun sequence genome:
- the CD74 gene encoding HLA class II histocompatibility antigen gamma chain isoform X1, whose protein sequence is MYRSSRRSCQEDQKPVMDDQRDLISNNEQLPMLGRRPGTPESKCSRGALYTGFSILVTLLLAGQATTAYFLYQQQGRLDKLTVTTQNLQLENLRMKLPKPPKPVSKMRMATPLLMQALPMGAQGPMQNATKYGNMTEDHVMHLLQNADPLKVYPPLKGSFPENLRHLKSTMETLDWKVFESWMHHWLLFEMSKHSLEQKPTEAPPKVLTKCQEEVSRIPAVHPGTFRPKCDENGNYLPLQCYGSTGYCWCVFPNGTEVPNTRSRGHQNCSESLELEDPSSGLGVTKQDLGPVPM, encoded by the exons ATGTacaggagcagcaggaggagctGTCAGGAAGATCAGAAGCCAGTCATGGATGACCAGCGCGACCTGATCTCCAACAATGAGCAACTGCCCATGCTGGGCCGGCGCCCTGGAACCCCGGAGAG cAAGTGCAGCCGTGGAGCCCTGTACACAGGCTTTTCCATCCTGGTGACTCTGCTTCTGGCTGGCCAGGCCACCACCGCCTACTTCCTGTACCAGCAGCAGGGCCGGCTGGACAAACTGACAGTCACCACCCAGAACCTGCAGCTGGAGAACCTGCGCATGAAGCTTCCCAAGC CTCCCAAGCCTGTGAGCAAGATGCGCATGGCAACCCCGCTGCTGATGCAGGCGCTACCCATGGGAGCCCAGGGG CCCATGCAGAATGCCACCAAGTATGGCAACATGACGGAGGACCATGTGATGCACCTGCTCCAG AATGCTGACCCCCTGAAGGTGTACCCGCCGCTGAAGGGGAGCTTCCCGGAGAACCTGAGACACCTTAAGAGCACCATGGAGACCTTGGACTGGAAG GTCTTTGAGAGCTGGATGCACCATTGGCTCTTGTTTGAAATGAGCAAGCACTCCTTGGAGCAAAAGCCCACTGAGGCTCCACCAAAAG TACTGACCAAGTGCCAGGAAGAGGTCAGCCGCATCCCTGCTGTCCACCCGGGTACATTCAGGCCCAAGTGCGACGAGAACGGCAACTATCTGCCGCTCCAGTGCTATGGGAGCACCGGCTATTGCTGGTGTGTCTTCCCCAACGGCACGGAGGTCCCCAACACCAGAAGCCGCGGGCACCAGAACTGTAGTG AGTCACTGGAACTGGAGGACCCGTCTTCCGGGCTGGGTGTGACCAAGCAGGATCTGGGCCCAG TCCCCATGTGA
- the CD74 gene encoding HLA class II histocompatibility antigen gamma chain isoform X2 → MYRSSRRSCQEDQKPVMDDQRDLISNNEQLPMLGRRPGTPESKCSRGALYTGFSILVTLLLAGQATTAYFLYQQQGRLDKLTVTTQNLQLENLRMKLPKPPKPVSKMRMATPLLMQALPMGAQGPMQNATKYGNMTEDHVMHLLQNADPLKVYPPLKGSFPENLRHLKSTMETLDWKVFESWMHHWLLFEMSKHSLEQKPTEAPPKESLELEDPSSGLGVTKQDLGPVPM, encoded by the exons ATGTacaggagcagcaggaggagctGTCAGGAAGATCAGAAGCCAGTCATGGATGACCAGCGCGACCTGATCTCCAACAATGAGCAACTGCCCATGCTGGGCCGGCGCCCTGGAACCCCGGAGAG cAAGTGCAGCCGTGGAGCCCTGTACACAGGCTTTTCCATCCTGGTGACTCTGCTTCTGGCTGGCCAGGCCACCACCGCCTACTTCCTGTACCAGCAGCAGGGCCGGCTGGACAAACTGACAGTCACCACCCAGAACCTGCAGCTGGAGAACCTGCGCATGAAGCTTCCCAAGC CTCCCAAGCCTGTGAGCAAGATGCGCATGGCAACCCCGCTGCTGATGCAGGCGCTACCCATGGGAGCCCAGGGG CCCATGCAGAATGCCACCAAGTATGGCAACATGACGGAGGACCATGTGATGCACCTGCTCCAG AATGCTGACCCCCTGAAGGTGTACCCGCCGCTGAAGGGGAGCTTCCCGGAGAACCTGAGACACCTTAAGAGCACCATGGAGACCTTGGACTGGAAG GTCTTTGAGAGCTGGATGCACCATTGGCTCTTGTTTGAAATGAGCAAGCACTCCTTGGAGCAAAAGCCCACTGAGGCTCCACCAAAAG AGTCACTGGAACTGGAGGACCCGTCTTCCGGGCTGGGTGTGACCAAGCAGGATCTGGGCCCAG TCCCCATGTGA